A genomic segment from Paenibacillus sp. FSL K6-1096 encodes:
- a CDS encoding response regulator encodes MYRVIIVEDEFIVRYGIRSMIEWDAIGMEVAGEASNGREALELMAAGLPDILITDIKMPVMDGIELIAEVRKLSPDLKILILSNLEDFQYAKEAIRHSVSDYIIKSDMMPRDFEQVLLKLKQGLDEALKPAPVQAGPVQAEPVHKEAILQELLERGAAHGLAAGHDALIQAGLAGVEPLYLLHVVMTGSGIERGYAQGAAAIRSIMAGLWQNSALGYELVPDRQGAVQLIVTAGAGRQPDGPAVPGRLLSLGEQLIQHLSGQYGWTVTIGVSGPIGQWGALKEAYEEAAGAAGMRLFLGTGRVLVHGSGELPAQGGPEATQLQSLQISSLQIQSMVYAFQSRELEAYLEQLFGQLAVRRDAELVQIITLELLMILTTLWPDVSKDAEQVLELKKRYFDELSRLETLEENQLWFLQAFQALVAHMKEMYNSDRNSIIKATQYIQQYYHQEITLQSISRLVHLSKNYFANLFRKEVGESFLEYLTRIRIEKAKTLLTGELKAGDVGSLVGIQDPKYFSKVFKKITGVSPSEYRALARKEQ; translated from the coding sequence ATGTACCGGGTCATTATCGTAGAAGATGAATTTATCGTGAGATATGGCATCCGGTCAATGATTGAATGGGACGCCATTGGGATGGAGGTTGCCGGGGAGGCTTCCAACGGCCGGGAGGCGCTGGAGCTGATGGCCGCCGGACTGCCCGACATCCTGATTACGGATATCAAAATGCCCGTCATGGACGGCATTGAACTGATTGCGGAGGTGCGGAAGCTGTCCCCGGACCTGAAGATCCTGATCCTGAGCAATCTGGAGGATTTCCAGTATGCCAAGGAAGCGATCAGGCACAGTGTATCCGATTATATTATCAAGTCGGATATGATGCCGCGTGACTTCGAGCAGGTGCTGCTGAAGCTGAAGCAGGGTCTGGATGAGGCGCTGAAGCCTGCGCCGGTCCAGGCCGGGCCTGTGCAGGCGGAGCCGGTGCATAAGGAGGCCATCCTGCAGGAGCTGCTGGAGCGTGGGGCGGCCCACGGGCTGGCTGCCGGCCATGACGCTCTGATTCAGGCGGGGCTGGCCGGGGTGGAGCCGCTCTATCTGCTGCATGTGGTGATGACAGGCAGCGGTATTGAGCGGGGTTATGCCCAGGGGGCAGCCGCCATCCGCAGTATAATGGCCGGGCTCTGGCAGAATTCTGCCCTTGGTTATGAGCTGGTCCCTGACAGGCAGGGCGCCGTTCAACTGATCGTGACTGCCGGGGCGGGCAGGCAGCCGGACGGCCCTGCTGTTCCCGGGCGCTTGCTGAGCTTGGGGGAACAGCTCATTCAGCACTTGAGCGGACAATACGGCTGGACAGTAACCATTGGGGTCAGCGGGCCTATCGGGCAGTGGGGAGCGCTCAAGGAAGCTTATGAAGAGGCAGCCGGGGCTGCCGGGATGAGGCTGTTCCTGGGCACCGGGCGTGTACTGGTGCACGGGAGCGGGGAGCTGCCTGCGCAAGGAGGGCCGGAGGCAACGCAGCTTCAATCGCTTCAGATCAGCAGCCTGCAGATTCAGTCCATGGTCTATGCGTTTCAGTCCAGAGAGCTGGAAGCGTATCTGGAGCAGCTATTCGGGCAGCTTGCCGTGCGCCGGGATGCGGAGCTGGTGCAGATTATTACGCTGGAGCTGCTGATGATCTTAACCACCCTGTGGCCCGATGTCTCGAAGGATGCCGAGCAGGTGCTGGAGCTGAAGAAGCGGTATTTCGACGAGCTGTCGAGGCTGGAGACGCTGGAAGAGAACCAGCTGTGGTTCCTGCAGGCTTTTCAGGCGCTGGTTGCGCATATGAAAGAGATGTATAACAGCGACCGTAACAGTATCATTAAGGCCACCCAGTATATTCAGCAGTATTATCATCAGGAAATCACGCTGCAGTCGATCAGCCGTCTGGTCCATCTCAGCAAGAACTATTTCGCCAATCTGTTCCGCAAAGAAGTCGGAGAGAGCTTCCTCGAATATCTGACCCGCATCCGCATTGAGAAGGCCAAGACGCTGCTGACAGGAGAGCTGAAGGCTGGCGATGTAGGCAGCCTGGTTGGTATCCAGGACCCGAAATACTTCTCCAAGGTGTTCAAAAAAATCACCGGTGTATCTCCCTCGGAATATCGTGCACTGGCCCGGAAGGAGCAGTGA
- a CDS encoding sensor histidine kinase translates to MRYKWMLLLVLFSLTPLVVMGIISFAISKSTINHKATEYSEHLLYQTADNLDTRLGIYKDMMMQVLNNNEIVGMLRTLDQTGPASYDVDSLSLTTKLSTIVAINQDVQSISFVSARHYIKGIYRWSTRTPAEVEPFLTTLEGGSNFRWYPTRYGTYVDSLNSQSTHVFSVAKQLYKISDDSPLKIVAVLDIREEVIKELISKAVSNNRDLQSFVMDGAGRLVSYPDSRLIGRSVSEVLGQAGYEQLLHTGTEETRFPLAYKGDSLIVNAKKLHTNDWVVVNVISKAALYQDSNRLLQIFIFVGLLCIVFSVIAALVLANSITNPILKMIRLMRQVMSGELSVRYKAKSRHDEIDILGDNFNAMVVQLDGLLKAVYLEQDQKRMAELKALQAQINPHFLYNTLDIIKWTALIQKANNAAEMVSLLSRLLRISLGRGEETVTVEEEIEHVQCYLGIQKFRFNFNIDTVVEMDEDVRRLHTPKLILQPIVENAIIHAFGEMESGGMIRITCTKAPGNLLWFEVTDNGKGMEPALASSLLDGEAREEEKPGGIGLANVDERIKLICGKMYGLDLRSEPGKGTSIRIKLPLITDDTRGNR, encoded by the coding sequence ATGCGCTATAAGTGGATGCTGCTCCTTGTTCTGTTCTCCTTGACACCGCTGGTGGTCATGGGGATTATTTCTTTTGCCATCTCCAAATCAACCATTAACCACAAGGCCACTGAATATTCCGAGCATCTGCTCTACCAGACCGCCGACAATCTGGACACGCGCCTGGGGATCTACAAGGATATGATGATGCAGGTGCTGAACAATAACGAGATTGTGGGGATGCTGCGGACACTGGACCAGACCGGTCCGGCCAGCTATGATGTGGACAGTCTCTCGCTGACGACGAAGCTGTCCACGATTGTGGCGATTAACCAGGATGTACAGTCGATCTCCTTCGTCTCTGCGCGGCATTATATCAAAGGCATCTACCGCTGGAGCACGCGCACGCCTGCCGAGGTGGAGCCGTTCCTTACGACCCTTGAGGGCGGCAGCAATTTCCGCTGGTATCCGACCCGCTACGGGACTTATGTGGATAGCCTCAATTCGCAGAGCACCCATGTGTTCTCGGTCGCCAAGCAGCTCTACAAAATATCCGATGACAGCCCCCTGAAGATTGTAGCCGTGCTGGATATCCGCGAGGAAGTGATCAAGGAGCTGATCTCGAAGGCGGTCAGCAACAACCGTGATCTGCAGAGCTTCGTGATGGACGGCGCGGGCAGGCTGGTCTCCTACCCGGACAGCCGGCTGATCGGCCGGAGTGTGAGCGAGGTGCTGGGACAGGCCGGCTATGAGCAGCTTCTGCATACGGGCACGGAGGAGACACGGTTTCCCCTGGCGTACAAGGGCGACAGCCTGATCGTCAACGCCAAGAAGCTGCATACCAATGACTGGGTGGTGGTCAACGTCATCTCCAAGGCGGCGCTGTATCAGGATTCCAACCGTCTGCTGCAGATTTTTATCTTCGTCGGGCTGCTCTGCATTGTGTTCTCGGTTATCGCTGCCCTGGTGCTGGCGAACTCGATTACGAACCCGATTCTGAAAATGATCCGGCTGATGCGCCAGGTCATGTCCGGCGAGCTCAGCGTGCGCTACAAAGCCAAAAGCCGGCATGATGAAATCGACATCCTCGGTGACAATTTTAACGCGATGGTTGTACAGCTCGACGGATTGCTGAAAGCGGTGTATCTGGAGCAGGACCAGAAGCGGATGGCAGAACTGAAAGCTCTGCAGGCGCAGATCAACCCGCATTTTCTGTACAATACGCTTGATATTATTAAATGGACGGCACTCATTCAGAAGGCTAATAACGCGGCTGAGATGGTCAGCCTGCTGTCTCGCCTGCTCAGGATCAGCCTGGGGCGGGGGGAAGAGACGGTTACGGTGGAGGAAGAGATCGAGCATGTGCAGTGTTATCTGGGGATTCAGAAATTCCGCTTCAACTTCAATATCGACACTGTGGTTGAGATGGACGAGGACGTCCGCCGCCTGCATACACCGAAGCTGATTCTTCAGCCGATTGTGGAGAACGCGATCATTCATGCTTTTGGCGAGATGGAGTCCGGCGGTATGATCCGCATCACCTGCACCAAGGCGCCGGGCAATCTGTTGTGGTTCGAGGTCACTGACAACGGCAAGGGCATGGAACCGGCGCTGGCTAGCAGTCTGCTGGACGGGGAAGCGCGGGAGGAAGAGAAGCCGGGAGGCATCGGGCTGGCGAATGTGGACGAGCGGATCAAGCTGATCTGCGGCAAAATGTACGGGCTGGACCTGCGCAGTGAACCGGGAAAAGGAACGTCGATCCGGATCAAGCTGCCGCTCATCACAGATGATACAAGGGGGAACCGCTGA
- a CDS encoding carbohydrate ABC transporter permease encodes MKKLALNAVAILLALLFIFPLIWMFLTSLKPDGVNVYTVADWVDWSDLNTDNYIKVIRDSQILLWTWNSLVIGVLTTVISILISSLAAFSFSKLPFRTRGIFYVLMVSGLLIPTEAILIPLYETALHLELIDTLWAIVLPGLTNPIGILLLKQFMDGVPKDYIEAAQMDGSRSLRLWWSICLPLTRSAMVSVGIFFFILSWNNFLWPYLAITSEENMILSAGLPTFLSNNNMSLNLIMTASALAAIPTIIVFILLQRHIVQGVAMSGVKG; translated from the coding sequence ATGAAAAAGCTTGCTTTGAATGCTGTTGCCATTCTGCTGGCGCTGCTGTTTATTTTTCCGCTGATCTGGATGTTTCTCACCTCCTTGAAGCCTGATGGTGTGAACGTCTATACGGTGGCCGACTGGGTCGACTGGTCCGATCTCAATACAGATAACTATATCAAGGTCATCCGGGACTCGCAGATTCTGCTCTGGACCTGGAACAGTCTGGTGATTGGCGTCCTCACGACCGTAATTTCCATTCTGATCAGCTCGCTGGCGGCGTTCTCGTTCTCCAAGCTGCCGTTCCGCACGCGTGGCATCTTCTATGTGCTGATGGTCTCGGGCCTGCTGATTCCGACGGAAGCGATTCTGATCCCGCTCTATGAAACAGCGCTGCATCTGGAGCTGATTGATACCCTGTGGGCCATTGTGTTGCCGGGGCTGACCAACCCGATCGGCATTCTGCTGCTGAAGCAGTTCATGGACGGCGTGCCTAAGGACTATATCGAAGCTGCACAGATGGACGGCAGCCGCAGCCTGCGGCTCTGGTGGAGTATCTGTCTGCCGCTGACGCGCTCGGCGATGGTGTCTGTAGGGATTTTCTTTTTCATCCTCTCGTGGAACAATTTCCTCTGGCCTTACCTGGCGATTACCTCGGAGGAGAATATGATTCTGTCGGCAGGGCTGCCTACCTTTTTGTCGAATAATAATATGTCGCTCAATCTGATCATGACAGCCAGCGCCCTGGCGGCGATTCCGACGATCATTGTGTTCATCCTGCTTCAGCGCCATATTGTCCAGGGGGTAGCGATGTCGGGCGTCAAGGGCTGA